From the genome of Sporomusa sphaeroides DSM 2875:
TGCCGGGTATGCGGGAGGCATTATGAGCGCCGCTCTTGACGGCATGAACGCGGCCATTAGTTTCATAAAAGAATATAAGGCATAGCCTTAACCCCTTAATTGCGCAGGAATTGAAAGGAGCAAGCAACCTCTATGGCAAGACTGTTTGGAACCGATGGCGTACGCGGCTTAGCTAACGCTGAACTTACACCCGAGCTGGCCTTTAAAATGGGCCGGGCGGCTACCTATTATTTCGGCAAAGAGCATCAACGGCCGGTGTTTTATATTGGCCGCGATACCCGTATCTCAGGCCACATGCTGGAAGCAGCCCTGGCGGCGGGGATTTGTTCGGCAGGCGGCGAAGCCGTGCTGCTGGGTGTTGTCCCTACCCCGGCAGTAGCTTATCTGACCCGAAAATATCGAGCACAGGCCGGAGTTGTTATTTCGGCATCACATAATCCCTATCCGGATAATGGCATCAAATTTTTCGCCGGAACAGGCTATAAACTGCCGGATGCTGTTGAAAATGAACTGGAAAGCCTGATTGAAGCCGGAGTCGATGCCATGCCCCGGCCTACGGCTGACGGAGTGGGTTTTATTACCCGGAACCATGACCTGCTGGCCGAATACATCGACTATGCTGCCGGTACGGTGGAAACCACGCTAAGCGGCCTTAAAATTGTCGTTGACTGCGCCAATGGTGCTGCCAGCGAGGCTGCGCCCGCTGCCTTTAAAAAGCTGGGGGCAGAGGTCGTTATCCTTAATGACAGCCCGGACGGCATTAATATCAACGCCGGCTGCGGTTCAACCCATCTGGAACAGCTGCAGGCAGCCGTAGCACAGCATCAGGCCCACTTAGGTCTGGCCCATGACGGGGATGCCGACCGTTGTCTGGCTGTTGATGAAACAGGTCTGGCTGTTGATGGTGATCAGATCATGCTGATTTGTGCATTGGAAATGCTCAGGCAGGATACGCTGCCGGAAAAAACCCTGGTAGCTACTGTCATGAGCAATCTGGGTTTGCACCAGGCCATAAAAAATGCCGGTGGCAAAGTGCTTGTCACACCGGTGGGTGACCGCTATGTACTGGAAGCCATGCTGAAACATAACCTGGTACTTGGTGGTGAGCAGTCAGGTCATATTATTTTCAGTCAATACAGTACAACCGGTGACGGCCTGATTACTGCCCTGAAACTGGCTGCCGCCTTAAAACAAAGCGGCAAAAAGATGTCAGAGCTGGCTCAGGTTATGACCAGATTCCCGCAACTCTTAGTTAATATCAGGGTTAAGAGCAAAGAAGGCTGGGAAACCAACACCAATATTGCTGCCGCCATTAAAGCCGGGGAAACAGAACTGGGGGATAATGGCCGGATACTGGTACGTCCTTCCGGCACCGAACCGCTGATCCGCGTAATGGCTGAAGGCCCCTCGCTGCCTGACCTGGAGCGCATTGTCGCTGCCATTGCCGGGGTAATTAAACAAGAACAGGAATAAACGTTATTGACCAATATGGTAAACTATATTACAATGAGATAGAATACAGCAAGGGAGCACTAAATAGTGCTCCCTTGCATATGTATGGGATAATAACAGGGGGGTGAGAATGAACAGCATAAGCCGGATAATAACAATCATTATGGCAGAAACTAAATTAAAAAAGCGCTGGTGCTTGGAGGTTTTCCAAGCAGACGAGGAAGAGGTTTATCGAGCAGTCAGCGGATGCCTCTCGGCCCCTGTCAGTCGTTAGCCGGCCGACAAACCCGCAGGGTGATCTGCGGAACAAAACGGCGGCATGCAGGACAATTATCGGATTACAAGCAAAAAGGAAAGCAGGATTGCCTGGCAGTAGTATTGCTGTGCGGGGCACTCCTAGTTTTCTGCAGCATTTAACATTTAGGAGGTTTATATATATGTGTGGTATCGTAGGCTATATCGGACCCGATCAGGCCGCACCGTTTCTCTTGGAAGGCATGAGCAAACTGGAATACCGCGGTTATGATTCAGCGGGAATTGCCGTGTTTGACGGCACTGAAATACACGTGGATAAAAGCGTAGGTCGCTTGAATGTACTGGCGAAAAAGGTAGATAGCCATCCGCTCAAAGGCCAGCTTGGCATTGGCCATACCCGGTGGGCTACCCATGGCCGTCCGTCTGACGCCAATTCTCATCCCCATACCGATTGTACCGGCAAATTTGTTGTCGTGCATAACGGTATTATCGAAAATTACCTGCACCTGAAAGAAAAGCTTATTGCCAAAGGCCATAAATTTACCTCCGAAACCGACACCGAGGTTGTGGCCCATCTCATCGAAGAATGCTATCAGGGCGATTTTGAAGCTGCTGTAAAAAAGGTGCTCGAACAAATCGAGGGCTCCTACGCGCTGGTATTTATGTGCCAGGATGAACCAGACAAGCTCATCTGCACCAAACAGGATAACCCGTTGGTTATCGGTTTGGGAGAAGGTGAAAACTTTATTGCCTCCGATATTCCCGCCATCATCAGCCGCACCCGTAAAACCTATATTCTCAATGACGGTGAAATGGCCATTGTAACCAAAGATTCTGTTTGGGTTATGAACCGCCAGGGTGTGCCTGTAACCAAAAAAGTGTTTGAAGTTAACTGGGATGCCGAAGCCGCTGAAAGAGGCGGTTATGAGCATTTCATGATTAAAGAAATTTACGAACAGCCCAAGGCTGTCCGGGAAACCATGACCGGCCGTCTGGCCAAAGATGACAGCGGCGTAACCTTTGACGAACTCAAATGGACCAAAGAGGATATTGCCGGCATCAAAAAAATTGCTGTTGTCGCCTGCGGCACAGCCTATCATGCCGGTATTGTCGGTAAATATCTGATGGAAAATCTGGCCCGCATCCCGGTAGAAGTCGATGTCGCCTCAGAATTCCGCTACCGTTCCCCCATCATTGATGATCAAACCCTAACCATTATTATCAGCCAGTCCGGTGAAACGCTGGATACCCTGGCGGCGCTCAAAGAAGCCAAAAAACTGGGTTCCCGTACACTGGCCATAACCAATGTTGTCGGCTCTTCCATTGCCCGTGAATCCGACCAGGTCATTTATACCTGGGCCGGCCCGGAAATCGCCGTGGCCTCCACCAAAGCCTATACCACCCAGCTTATTGTTATGGCGCTCTTAGCCATTCATATGGGTTCGCTCAAAGGCACGCTGGCGCAGGAAAAGGCCCGGGAACTCTGCCGGGAGCTGCGGAATCTGCCTAACCAGATTCATGAATTGCTGGAAGACGTGGAACCGATAAAAACCTTTGCCCAACAGTATGGCTTTAAAGAAGACGTATTCTTTATCGGCCGTTCTTTAGACTATGCAGTAGCCCTGGAGGGCTCGCTAAAACTTAAGGAAATATCCTATATCCATGCTGAGGCTTATGCTGCCGGTGAACTCAAGCACGGCACCCTGGCCCTTATCATTGAGGGAGTACCAGTTATCGCTTTAGCTACCCAAAAAGATGTCTATGAAAAAATGCTCAGTAACATCAAAGAAGTAAAAGCCCGCGATGCCGTCGTTATCGGCATCGGTCTTAAAGGTGACGAGCAAATTGAAAAATATGTTGACCATACCATCTATATTCCTGCCACTGATAAATTCCTGACGCCGATTCTGTCAGTCATTCCGCTGCAGCTCTTAGCGTACTATGCGGCTGTGACCCGTGGTTGTGATGTTGATAAGCCGAGGAATCTGGCGAAGAGCGTTACGGTGGAGTAGGACGAATTTGGTAGCGTTTGATTGGGTTTATAAACGATAAAACCAACAAATATAATAAAAATCAGCAACTTGCCTTTCATTGTAATGTGAGGGCATGGTTGCTGATTTTTTGTACGTCACAGAACGATCGTTTTGTATCTATTTGTTCTTTAAATATCTGCCCCGGATTTCTACATCAATGGGGTTGAAAAAAGCTGCGACATCCACCTTTAGGGCATCCGCAATATCGAAAAGAATGTCTAGACTAAATTCCATCTCAGAATTTTCCGCCTCTATTTTGGATATGTACGACCTTGACTTGTCGATCTGTTCACTCAGACTTTCTTGGGTTAGATTGCGAAGTTTGCGGTAAAACGCAACTTTGCGGCCAATTTCTCTATATTTCGCTAAATGTTTGCCTCTCATAATGTCTCACCTCAAAGAAATGGCACTGCCTGTCCCTATTTACCCATGAATTATAAAAGCCATGATGTAAAAAAGAAAGGAATCTGCAAGTTATCAGCTGGCAGTTTAAAACATTGGCTTCTGTATAGCTAATGTAAAATGAAGGAATTTAGCTTGAAGCAAAGGAATTGTAAAGATGGATATTCAACTAAAATTTTCCTGCTGGACAGATGAAAAAGAGAGTGATTTATTGATTATGAAATATCATCTTCAATATGTGTCTGCGGTTTTACGGCATAAATGGTATGTTTTCCAGGAAGCTTGCAAGCTGGGGATCCCCTGGCGGGGGCTGCTGCATGATTTTACTAAGCTTACGCCTGGTGAATGGAGGCCGCGGGTTCGGGCAATGCGGGCAGGCAATTTGCGCGGCGCAGATGGCCGTATAGATCTGAACCGGGCGAATGATGAGCTTGCTCTGTGCTGGCTGCGTCATTATCACCGCAATTCTCATCACTGGCAGCACTGGGTAGTTTGCCTTGATAATGGCTCAGTCCGTCCGCTGCCGATGCCTGATGCAGACCGGCGCGAAATGCTGGCCGACTGGCTTGCTG
Proteins encoded in this window:
- the glmM gene encoding phosphoglucosamine mutase: MARLFGTDGVRGLANAELTPELAFKMGRAATYYFGKEHQRPVFYIGRDTRISGHMLEAALAAGICSAGGEAVLLGVVPTPAVAYLTRKYRAQAGVVISASHNPYPDNGIKFFAGTGYKLPDAVENELESLIEAGVDAMPRPTADGVGFITRNHDLLAEYIDYAAGTVETTLSGLKIVVDCANGAASEAAPAAFKKLGAEVVILNDSPDGININAGCGSTHLEQLQAAVAQHQAHLGLAHDGDADRCLAVDETGLAVDGDQIMLICALEMLRQDTLPEKTLVATVMSNLGLHQAIKNAGGKVLVTPVGDRYVLEAMLKHNLVLGGEQSGHIIFSQYSTTGDGLITALKLAAALKQSGKKMSELAQVMTRFPQLLVNIRVKSKEGWETNTNIAAAIKAGETELGDNGRILVRPSGTEPLIRVMAEGPSLPDLERIVAAIAGVIKQEQE
- a CDS encoding DUF5662 family protein, translated to MDIQLKFSCWTDEKESDLLIMKYHLQYVSAVLRHKWYVFQEACKLGIPWRGLLHDFTKLTPGEWRPRVRAMRAGNLRGADGRIDLNRANDELALCWLRHYHRNSHHWQHWVVCLDNGSVRPLPMPDADRREMLADWLAVSRQPDRLDMIPWYQQNKEHLLLHPVTRQWIEQKLGL
- the glmS gene encoding glutamine--fructose-6-phosphate transaminase (isomerizing), with amino-acid sequence MCGIVGYIGPDQAAPFLLEGMSKLEYRGYDSAGIAVFDGTEIHVDKSVGRLNVLAKKVDSHPLKGQLGIGHTRWATHGRPSDANSHPHTDCTGKFVVVHNGIIENYLHLKEKLIAKGHKFTSETDTEVVAHLIEECYQGDFEAAVKKVLEQIEGSYALVFMCQDEPDKLICTKQDNPLVIGLGEGENFIASDIPAIISRTRKTYILNDGEMAIVTKDSVWVMNRQGVPVTKKVFEVNWDAEAAERGGYEHFMIKEIYEQPKAVRETMTGRLAKDDSGVTFDELKWTKEDIAGIKKIAVVACGTAYHAGIVGKYLMENLARIPVEVDVASEFRYRSPIIDDQTLTIIISQSGETLDTLAALKEAKKLGSRTLAITNVVGSSIARESDQVIYTWAGPEIAVASTKAYTTQLIVMALLAIHMGSLKGTLAQEKARELCRELRNLPNQIHELLEDVEPIKTFAQQYGFKEDVFFIGRSLDYAVALEGSLKLKEISYIHAEAYAAGELKHGTLALIIEGVPVIALATQKDVYEKMLSNIKEVKARDAVVIGIGLKGDEQIEKYVDHTIYIPATDKFLTPILSVIPLQLLAYYAAVTRGCDVDKPRNLAKSVTVE
- a CDS encoding helix-turn-helix domain-containing protein yields the protein MRGKHLAKYREIGRKVAFYRKLRNLTQESLSEQIDKSRSYISKIEAENSEMEFSLDILFDIADALKVDVAAFFNPIDVEIRGRYLKNK